AATAAAGAACATTAAGGAAATGTGCATTGAAGCCAATTATAGTCTGACACCAGATATGAACAGTGCATTGCAAAAGGCGCAGGCGGAAGAGCAGTCTCCTCTTGGCAGGCAGATTTTGCATCAGCTTCAGGATAACCTGCGGATTGCAAAAGAAGATGAGATTCCAATCTGTCAGGATACAGGTATGGCAGTCATTTTTATGGAGATCGGTCAGGAAGTTCATTTTGAAGGCGGCATCCTGGAGGATGCGATCCATGAAGGAGTGCGACAGGGGTACCGAGACGGTTATTTACGCAAGTCCGTTGTGAAAGATCCGTGTCTTAGAGATAATACAAAGGATAATACACCGGCGGTCATCCATTACGAAATAAAACCGGGAGATCGGGTAAAGATCACGGTAGCGCCGAAAGGATTCGGAAGTGAGAATATGAGCAGAGTATTCATGCTCAAACCTGCGGACGGCATAGAAGGAATCAAAAATGCCGTGCTGACTGCGGTGAAAGACGCGGGTCCCAACGCCTGTCCGCCAATGGTTGTGGGGGTCGGAATCGGCGGCACTTTCGAGAAATGCGCAATTATGGCAAAAAAGGCGTTGACGCGGCCTACAGGACAACATTCAGAGATCTCTTATGT
The sequence above is a segment of the Lachnospiraceae bacterium JLR.KK008 genome. Coding sequences within it:
- a CDS encoding fumarate hydratase translates to MRTVPLGEIIKNIKEMCIEANYSLTPDMNSALQKAQAEEQSPLGRQILHQLQDNLRIAKEDEIPICQDTGMAVIFMEIGQEVHFEGGILEDAIHEGVRQGYRDGYLRKSVVKDPCLRDNTKDNTPAVIHYEIKPGDRVKITVAPKGFGSENMSRVFMLKPADGIEGIKNAVLTAVKDAGPNACPPMVVGVGIGGTFEKCAIMAKKALTRPTGQHSEISYVKEMEEQLLDEINASGIGPGGLGGSVTALAVHIDTYPTHIAGLPVGINICCHVNRHCERTI